The following nucleotide sequence is from Labeo rohita strain BAU-BD-2019 chromosome 3, IGBB_LRoh.1.0, whole genome shotgun sequence.
GCCTTCCTCACCAGCAGAGGGAGAAGCTCCACTAAGTCTTCTCTGCAACAGCAGCAGTCTTTTGAACCTCATCCGCGAAGTGGGGCCGGTTGTTAACTGTTCCCTAATTGCCCTTTTCCCCCTCCTGGGATGCCCGCTGTGTCCTTCACTTGTCCCTTCCTGAGTCGCATCCTTCTCAGATGCATTCTGAGAGTTCATTTGCTCTGTGATGCAGCTGACCTCTGTCTCATTTGCACAGTTGCTGTTTTGCCTGAAATCATTCCTGTGTGTTGATGACAGCATTTTTCGTGGTATGCAGTCCTCAGGATAATAGGGGCCGCACAAGTCCCCAAGCTCTCTGTAATTTGCTGGCTTTCCACATAGGCAGCACGTTAGACACCTGTCAATTAGGCTTTTGTTAACTAAGGGCCCCTGGAGCATTACCGAGGAGTTTGATACTGCCTTGGTAACTGTgactacatttttcattttagctgCACTCTTTTTTCTTTCCTGGCTAAGCATCTGCTCTTCCTCAGGCCTGTTGACGATGGTACAAAGAGATGCTAGCTCCAAAGAGCTGTCAATGTGTACATATGGTCTAAAAGAACATTTACCCATTGCTGGATGTAAGTCTGATAATGTGCCTTTCACTGTTGGGCGGAGATCATTGCTGCATTTTGACTTTATGTTAGGTCTCTTTACTACAACTTTGAGGACattcaaaacctttttttttggcccaggtttttttttctccttagcTTTGTCATCTTCGGTTTGACTTGAGAGGTCCTCCGGTTTGTTTTTGAGTGATGGCCGCCTACCTCGTTTGGGTTTTATTAGTGGTAAGCATAATTCTGTTGGTGGCTCCTCATACTGTGTCTGTTCAACTGTTTCTGGTAAGGCAACGGAGGGTGGAGGTGGGGGCAAAATATCAGTCTGAACAGGCTCCTGTTGCTCCACAATAGGGATGCTTTCCGGTGGTTCAGTgccttttcttctcttctttcgCTGCTTCAGATGCATCTCATGGTTGTTTTTAATGGCTCTCTGTTTGGCTAGCCTTGGTGTGTTGATAACGAGGCTCCCAGCCTCCAGGGCTACATCCGGTGTGTCGCTGCTCTCTACAGTGGCCCACTTTCTCCTCTTTTTCCTTGGAGTTTGAATTCCCGTATTTTGGGTCTCTTGTGTACTTACTGTACTCTCGCATGCCTCGTGAGTCACCTCGGGGGCTATCATTGTCTCTTTCTGCTCTGATGGTTTTAATGTTGGTTCTTCAGGTACAATATCTGGTTGGATATTTACAGGTTGCTTTTTGGACCCTGGGGATGTGATTTTCTGAACCATTGCCTCATATTTAAGTCCCCTGCCTTTCCGAGGAGGCAAATATTTGGTTTTAGTGAGACACTGAGGAGGTACAGAAGGCATGTCACTAATGTCTTCAGTGGGAGGGTTATCAGTGGTCACAGTGGTGCTTACAGATTCTGCTTGCAGACTATGCtgtcctctctttctctttccctTTGCAGTACAGACTCCTGTGACTGTATCTGATGGAGGCTCTTGTGTCTTCACTTCACTTTCTTGCAcatctttcttcttctttttggtTTCTGGGGACGGTAAACTGGATTTTCTTTTGTTGCAAACCACCTCCTCATTTGGTTGTTGAAGTGAATCtgtagaaaaatccttctgCTTAGGTAATTCAAGATTCAAAATTTCTGTTTTACATGACTGATCCACTGTAACGTCCTGTATTTGTGAGTGTATAACCATTGCTGAAGGTGTCTCAGTTGATTTATCATTCTCTTGCTCTTTAACTTCAGTCAGCTTTTCTCTTGTTTGTTTCCGTGATCTCAGCACCATGGACTTTTGATTTCTTGCTAAAGACTTCACACAACTGCTGTCTATAGTTGATTCCAAAGTGGAACCCACAGTTTCCTCCTTAGTGGTGTCCACAACACCAACAAGTGTGTCCATAGTTAATGCTGTGGTCACATCCTGCAAAATAAGTTCATGTGTACAGTGTGTGTCCTTGGTATGGTCTTTTGCAATCTGAACATTTTCATCTCGTTTTATTGATTTGACCTTAGAGGTGATTCCTCTTGGTCGACCTGGGCCTTTAGGTACTGACCCCTCAATTGGTTTTGACTCTGTGGTGATTTGACTTGGCTTTGGAACAAGTACTTCTCTTGCTAAAGCTGCAGGATTTGAGCTTAGTTTAGAAACAGATTTAGGACCAGATTTGGGACCTGGCTTTAAAGCAGGTTTTGGACCAGGCTTTGCATTTTCTGTGGGTCCGGTGCATTTTATACTTGGTTTGTGACCAGGTTTTACACTGGGCATAACATCAGGTTTAGGTCCTGGTTTTGGAACAGGTTTTGAAATTGATTTTGGACTAGGCTTTGGTCCAGGTTTTAGATTTGATTTGGGACCAGGCTTTGGACCTGGTTTTGGGCCTGGCTTCACACCTGGTTTTGGACCAGGCTTTGGACCTGGTTTCTTCCTCTCTTGAGGGCAGACTTTTGGACTACTTTGCGAACCATAGGAGCGAGTGCACATCCGTGATGGTAAACTCTCTGTCACAAGTTTTGGTGTTTGACTGCTAATATCCTGGTGGGCAGTTTCCATCTGATCAAGAATAATGGTGCTTTTGCTGGAGGGCATAGTGGGATTTTGGGCAGAAGGTGGAGCACTGTCTCCTTCTACACTTAGCTGCCTTCTAATTCCCACACTTGAATGCATTAGTCTTCTCCTGCCCCGTGCATGTTTCTTACCGAACATTCTTGTGTGTGCAGATGGGGCCACAGGCTCTGGTTTGGCTGACGGAGTCACTGCACTGGGACAGCTTATCCCTGGTTCCATATCCTCATCCCCTTTCTTGGGAGAGGGTGGGGTGTCAGCCCAAGATGGTGCAGAGTGCAGTATTGACTTGCCCGGCAACTGAGGAGAGTCAGGCTCCAGTACCTTTGCATCACTACGATCGATGTGATGATCCCTACCCTGAGCCAAAGGTGTTGTTTTCTCATTGAGAGCTGAGAAGCCACTCTTGGCAGTGTGAGGCTGAGGTGCAATGTCACATATGGCTGACCTCCTTTCGTTGCCTCTGTGTTCTGTGTCCGGGGCAAAGCTTTCTGCAGTTTCCGCGTTGACTTGTGGCATGTTTCCCATCTCCTCAAATGTACTGCAGATTTCTGCAAAGGACTCTTGTGGTCTCGCTTTATTAATAATGGTCTCCTCTGAGGTTGTCACACTTTCCTTTTCATCTCTCACCTCAGTGGAATTATGGGAGAGGACAGACGGCTGCTCCTCAAGGGTGTCCACTGGTCCCTCAGTGCATGTGAGGCTCTCCATGGAATCCTCACTCTTGGAATTTTCTTCTTTCTCTGGCAAATACG
It contains:
- the LOC127158601 gene encoding retinoic acid-induced protein 1 gives rise to the protein MQSFRERSGFHGNQHCYQQEPQELSRLESYRHHHSQSRQGYEPHSLAAAGMSTAGAGSKDCYGQQTYPIYTSTSATQTKKPYRGAKTPNQHLQAGYSNHMGTGYTAQYMSEGHLQQKWDESPQMTQFEQDMVGRLESGVSGSSQYLEQNMLAISQSQCHLPSQSSAPTYTSSHQQGLPPNPAPSPLMYPQGHLHFPQHSQPPSSSSSSYMEKCNTMPHGYKGYSIPPNAQYGRQLSNHSSLKQSGYRPQNNYGYQQTPSRSGFEQGSLQGMSGTQENLQKFQHYNQPQQNYCITDISVRSPEQYYQTCSPSSSHSPARSVGRSPSYNSTPSPLMPNPDSFQYGQPPINPGASSSTGLQEQNMLMPPHTHSSPSVNHQSQSYSGSMKERFSEKLLSNPSLWSLNALTSQVENISNNVQQLLLSEALMASKKTSKRNHPKKGEDYRGQLKGMEESSCPDNQHGPAPSDAYTIPRSMTAELQEGGYSSSTEDQMDRSYYYFGQEKGQAQTQPHSRLSLDTVSTCSLNSADDVSVRSGDSVRSLQSVASEDNLNCDPRVQRVLTGEEPNSSLRCIRDERSPISVTAPSPMKQESNSPPDIKRSESTLKENFEESAWTERMADEEEIGQRKLSAEHECKGEVAEKQEKWLEDEKSPSLFHKINKAVLEEGYSYETEENIYQGLQNKFDSEKETSAEMDCFSELNHKCNEGTEIKSENFKSEPQTNAEMLAKTSPSNSGTDPYLPEKEENSKSEDSMESLTCTEGPVDTLEEQPSVLSHNSTEVRDEKESVTTSEETIINKARPQESFAEICSTFEEMGNMPQVNAETAESFAPDTEHRGNERRSAICDIAPQPHTAKSGFSALNEKTTPLAQGRDHHIDRSDAKVLEPDSPQLPGKSILHSAPSWADTPPSPKKGDEDMEPGISCPSAVTPSAKPEPVAPSAHTRMFGKKHARGRRRLMHSSVGIRRQLSVEGDSAPPSAQNPTMPSSKSTIILDQMETAHQDISSQTPKLVTESLPSRMCTRSYGSQSSPKVCPQERKKPGPKPGPKPGVKPGPKPGPKPGPKSNLKPGPKPSPKSISKPVPKPGPKPDVMPSVKPGHKPSIKCTGPTENAKPGPKPALKPGPKSGPKSVSKLSSNPAALAREVLVPKPSQITTESKPIEGSVPKGPGRPRGITSKVKSIKRDENVQIAKDHTKDTHCTHELILQDVTTALTMDTLVGVVDTTKEETVGSTLESTIDSSCVKSLARNQKSMVLRSRKQTREKLTEVKEQENDKSTETPSAMVIHSQIQDVTVDQSCKTEILNLELPKQKDFSTDSLQQPNEEVVCNKRKSSLPSPETKKKKKDVQESEVKTQEPPSDTVTGVCTAKGKRKRGQHSLQAESVSTTVTTDNPPTEDISDMPSVPPQCLTKTKYLPPRKGRGLKYEAMVQKITSPGSKKQPVNIQPDIVPEEPTLKPSEQKETMIAPEVTHEACESTVSTQETQNTGIQTPRKKRRKWATVESSDTPDVALEAGSLVINTPRLAKQRAIKNNHEMHLKQRKKRRKGTEPPESIPIVEQQEPVQTDILPPPPPSVALPETVEQTQYEEPPTELCLPLIKPKRGRRPSLKNKPEDLSSQTEDDKAKEKKKPGPKKKVLNVLKVVVKRPNIKSKCSNDLRPTVKGTLSDLHPAMGKCSFRPYVHIDSSLELASLCTIVNRPEEEQMLSQERKKSAAKMKNVVTVTKAVSNSSVMLQGPLVNKSLIDRCLTCCLCGKPANYRELGDLCGPYYPEDCIPRKMLSSTHRNDFRQNSNCANETEVSCITEQMNSQNASEKDATQEGTSEGHSGHPRRGKRAIREQLTTGPTSRMRFKRLLLLQRRLSGASPSAGEEGSGTALQRLQVEAEAKEHWAHEACAVWTTGIILVGGKLFGLKEAVQKAAHAKCSRCQGEEASICCSWKSCTQRYHYVCAKEMGCTFQEETFSIRCPKHKEM